One stretch of Chroococcidiopsis sp. CCMEE 29 DNA includes these proteins:
- a CDS encoding type I polyketide synthase, which translates to MQSHQTGLEIAIIGISGRFPGSRNIDSFWKNLINGAESVSVLSKINEKNLDVDSNELNKKIKAAALLEDIELFDASFFGVNPREAEIMDPQHRLFLECTWEALEDAGYDSEREGRPIGVYAGVGRSTYLLYNLLPNHLNETLGYFPILLASDKDYAPTRVSYKLNLKGPSVSVGTACSSSLVAVHLAYQSLLSGDCYMALAAGVSVKAPQNEATLCPEGISSNGHCFAFDARANGTIGGNGIGVVVLKRLEDAITDRDYIYAVIKGSAINNDGAVKVSYTAPSEAAQARVIRAAQIMAEVEPETISYIETHGTGTSIGDPIEFAGLKQAFPTNKRNYCAIGSVKTNIGHLDAAAGIASLIKTILALDHKLLPPSLNFETPNPQIDFENSPFYVSTKLSEWQANDTPRRAGVSSFGFGGTNAHVILEEAPEVQTLATSRSWQLLVLSAKTSSALDTTTANLTEHLKHHPELNLADVAYTLQVGRREFDHRRTVVCRDLEDAISALQDPKRVLSSTQQTSERPVAFMFTGLGTHYVNMAWELYLNELTFHDQVDHCCEILQPLLDLDLRDILYPQRSQTSGSSQQSNSTQGILNSGLDLRKMLGREEKEADEVTQKLNQTCLTQPAVFVIEYALAQLWISWGIRPVAMIGYSIGEYVAACLAGVLSLEDALTLVAKRAQMIQRLPGGAMLAVPLSEEEVRPLLNKRLSLSAINGAKLCVVAGDIGTVDELASQLTEKGLACRRLQTSHAFHSQMMEPVTSSFTELVKTLSLKPPQIPYLSNVTGTWITESQATDPSYWTEHMCQPVRFAMGVNELWKQQNPILLEVGPGQTLSSLALQCLEGEQIADKVVLPSLRDAYNQQSDLAFLLNTLGQLWLSGVEIDWSGLYVQECRYRVPLPTYPFERQRYWVNSPQLSPSKGQSQLVPTTSDLWKSIVEAGQIQATALTSKFDAQAYQEQKLCMDRLCTAYINQTLRRLGLFSGSSEKYSFEELLEKGHIISNYRQLFARFLDILVEQGHLQKDKGLFTNLLPLSTDSIQSLLEEFKVKWADVPQIIHLLQRCGENLPVVLIGEKEPLEFHVDKFVKEGEVSLQNMPFLTYYNAIMRAILEKLLESLPPSVNLRILEIGAGEGITTAELLPSLVSRNTTYTFTDVGGWFLNKAEQKFSDYPFVEYRFLDIERSPSEQGYSTNSFDIVIAANVLHVTHNIGEAIKHVGSLLAPGGLLLMWEITQPQLLFDVADGLLMNPVEGMGRSQGNPFLSKAQWQEALSASGFVEVAAFSEIDAFGQHILVAQASSSTAPLVPAAFTSTLEQKDVDVRANFNQTTQALSGKKPDIADWFYVPSWKRSALPSFDSARQVSHPGCWLVFADECGLSDQMIKRLKFEGQGVISVKIGKQFSCESKSSTDGLVNHVYTINPQQRDDYDTLIKEIRILGVSLKTIVHLWSVTPPVQTKSPVQTTLGWEDADQVQSLGFYSLLFLAQALGEQNLTGSLEIGIVSNNMQELTGLEELFPEKALVLGPCKIIPTEYPNIRCRSVDVAVPEPNSWQYEKLIDQLLAEFTTQTSDQIIAYRGLHRWVQTFESMRLDEAVDEKQHLRKEGVYLITGGLGGVGLQLAEYLARTVKAKLVLTGRSAFPARDEWPQWLSTHEQDNDISVKIQKIQNLEALGAEVVLVDADVTNFEQMSAVFTQAIHQFGQIHGVIHAAFIPGGGLIQLRTPEAVAADIAPKVRGTRVLDLLFKDSKLDFFVICSSIYGYEPHAGQVDYVAECAFVDAFAHYSVSRNGTFTRTINWEGWNGLGRSAFFATKYKEITGEDHRVGMTPEEGIEVFRRILSSSTIPQIVVCTEDLLALKEVEKKVSLRFLQKKNISKTRRQRPELKNIYVAPTNELEHKIVESFEIFLGFEQVGVHDNFFALGGDSLTGSVLINQLRDFFQIDLPLRSLFEAPTAAELAIVIEKFLIEELAELTEEEANLFLEKAQEMSK; encoded by the coding sequence ATGCAATCTCACCAAACTGGCTTAGAAATAGCAATTATTGGCATCTCAGGGCGTTTCCCAGGAAGCAGGAATATTGATAGTTTTTGGAAAAATCTAATCAATGGAGCAGAGTCAGTCTCAGTTCTTTCCAAGATAAATGAGAAAAACTTAGATGTAGACTCAAATGAGTTAAATAAGAAAATAAAAGCAGCGGCTTTGCTAGAAGATATCGAACTGTTCGATGCTTCATTTTTTGGTGTTAATCCCAGAGAAGCTGAAATAATGGATCCACAACACCGGCTTTTTTTAGAATGCACTTGGGAAGCTCTTGAGGATGCTGGCTATGACTCTGAAAGGGAAGGGAGACCAATAGGAGTTTACGCTGGGGTAGGGAGAAGCACATACTTGCTTTATAACCTTTTACCCAATCATCTCAATGAAACTCTAGGATACTTTCCAATTCTACTTGCATCTGATAAGGATTACGCGCCCACCCGTGTTTCCTATAAATTAAATCTCAAAGGTCCTAGTGTTAGTGTGGGAACAGCCTGTTCAAGTTCATTAGTTGCAGTCCATCTAGCCTATCAAAGTTTGTTGAGTGGGGATTGTTACATGGCTTTGGCTGCAGGTGTTTCAGTTAAAGCTCCCCAAAACGAAGCAACTCTTTGCCCAGAAGGCATTTCTTCCAATGGGCATTGCTTCGCCTTTGATGCTCGTGCAAATGGGACAATTGGTGGCAATGGTATTGGTGTCGTTGTCCTCAAGCGGCTTGAAGATGCTATTACTGATAGAGATTATATTTATGCCGTTATTAAAGGTTCAGCTATCAATAATGATGGTGCTGTAAAAGTTAGCTACACAGCACCCAGTGAAGCGGCACAAGCAAGAGTGATTCGAGCCGCTCAAATTATGGCTGAAGTGGAGCCAGAAACAATCAGCTATATAGAAACCCATGGAACCGGAACTTCTATTGGTGATCCAATTGAATTTGCCGGGCTCAAACAAGCATTTCCAACCAATAAAAGAAACTATTGTGCGATCGGCTCAGTAAAAACCAATATTGGGCATTTAGACGCAGCTGCTGGCATAGCAAGCTTGATTAAGACGATCCTAGCTCTCGATCACAAGTTATTACCACCCAGCCTCAACTTCGAGACACCCAATCCTCAGATTGATTTTGAGAATAGCCCATTTTATGTCAGTACCAAGCTTTCGGAGTGGCAAGCCAACGATACCCCTCGTCGCGCTGGGGTTAGTTCCTTTGGTTTTGGCGGAACGAATGCTCACGTCATTCTGGAAGAAGCACCGGAGGTTCAGACATTGGCAACTTCTCGCTCTTGGCAGTTACTTGTGTTATCTGCCAAAACTAGCTCAGCATTAGATACAACCACGGCAAACTTGACTGAACACCTGAAGCACCACCCTGAGCTAAACTTAGCTGATGTTGCCTACACTCTCCAGGTTGGTCGTCGAGAGTTTGACCACCGACGGACCGTTGTTTGCCGAGATTTGGAAGATGCGATAAGCGCCCTCCAGGACCCCAAACGAGTTCTCTCAAGCACGCAACAAACAAGTGAGCGTCCTGTCGCCTTTATGTTTACTGGACTAGGAACTCATTATGTCAATATGGCTTGGGAGCTTTATCTTAATGAGCTGACATTTCACGACCAAGTTGATCACTGTTGCGAGATCCTCCAACCTCTTCTTGACCTGGATTTAAGAGATATACTTTATCCTCAAAGATCCCAGACTTCGGGAAGTTCTCAACAATCCAACTCGACTCAGGGCATACTAAACTCAGGTCTCGATTTGCGTAAGATGCTTGGTCGTGAAGAAAAAGAGGCCGATGAGGTTACTCAAAAACTGAATCAAACCTGTCTCACCCAACCAGCTGTTTTTGTCATCGAATATGCTTTGGCTCAGCTGTGGATATCCTGGGGCATTCGTCCTGTAGCAATGATTGGTTACAGCATCGGTGAGTACGTTGCAGCTTGTTTAGCTGGAGTATTATCTCTCGAGGATGCACTTACGCTTGTTGCCAAAAGAGCGCAAATGATTCAGAGGTTGCCAGGTGGTGCTATGCTGGCTGTTCCCCTTTCAGAAGAAGAGGTCCGTCCTCTCCTGAATAAACGTCTATCCTTGTCAGCAATTAATGGAGCAAAACTTTGTGTGGTTGCTGGAGACATAGGTACTGTGGATGAGTTGGCTTCCCAGCTAACTGAAAAAGGACTAGCATGTCGGCGTTTGCAAACGTCCCACGCCTTTCATTCTCAGATGATGGAACCAGTTACCTCTTCCTTCACCGAGTTGGTTAAGACTCTCAGCCTGAAACCACCGCAAATTCCTTATCTGTCCAATGTAACAGGAACTTGGATTACAGAATCTCAAGCAACAGATCCAAGTTATTGGACAGAGCACATGTGTCAACCTGTCCGCTTTGCTATGGGAGTCAATGAGTTATGGAAGCAACAAAACCCTATTTTATTAGAAGTTGGACCAGGACAGACACTGAGTAGCTTAGCATTACAATGTTTAGAAGGTGAGCAAATAGCAGATAAAGTTGTGCTGCCCTCCCTTCGCGATGCCTATAATCAACAGTCAGATTTAGCTTTCTTGCTCAATACTTTGGGTCAGCTATGGCTCTCGGGAGTAGAGATAGACTGGTCGGGATTGTATGTCCAGGAGTGCCGTTATCGTGTTCCGTTGCCAACCTATCCCTTTGAGCGTCAGCGTTACTGGGTTAATTCGCCACAGCTGTCTCCTTCAAAGGGACAATCCCAGCTCGTTCCAACAACCTCAGATTTATGGAAATCTATAGTAGAAGCTGGTCAAATTCAGGCAACAGCACTCACCTCAAAATTTGATGCTCAAGCTTACCAAGAGCAGAAACTGTGTATGGATCGTCTATGCACTGCTTATATCAACCAAACGCTTAGACGCTTAGGTCTTTTTAGTGGTTCATCTGAAAAGTACTCTTTTGAGGAGTTGCTTGAGAAGGGTCATATTATCTCTAATTATCGGCAATTGTTTGCTCGTTTTCTGGACATTTTAGTAGAGCAGGGACATCTTCAAAAAGATAAGGGACTCTTCACAAACTTGCTTCCATTATCAACAGATTCTATTCAATCTCTATTAGAAGAATTTAAAGTGAAATGGGCAGATGTGCCTCAAATAATACATCTTCTTCAGCGCTGCGGTGAAAATTTACCTGTTGTACTTATTGGTGAAAAAGAGCCCCTAGAGTTTCATGTAGATAAGTTTGTCAAGGAAGGAGAGGTTTCACTGCAGAATATGCCCTTCTTGACTTACTATAATGCTATCATGCGAGCCATTTTGGAAAAGCTGCTGGAGTCATTACCACCTAGCGTAAACCTAAGAATTCTGGAAATTGGGGCTGGAGAAGGAATCACTACGGCAGAATTGTTACCTAGTCTGGTGTCGAGGAACACTACATACACCTTTACTGATGTAGGGGGTTGGTTCTTAAATAAAGCTGAACAAAAGTTTAGTGACTATCCATTTGTTGAATATCGTTTTCTAGACATTGAGCGTTCTCCGAGTGAGCAGGGATACTCAACAAACTCTTTTGATATTGTAATCGCTGCTAATGTGCTGCATGTAACTCACAATATTGGAGAAGCTATCAAGCATGTTGGTTCCTTGTTAGCACCTGGAGGCCTACTCTTAATGTGGGAAATAACTCAACCTCAGTTACTTTTTGACGTAGCTGATGGTCTACTAATGAATCCGGTAGAAGGTATGGGACGAAGCCAGGGTAATCCCTTTTTATCCAAGGCACAATGGCAGGAAGCATTAAGCGCTAGTGGATTTGTCGAGGTGGCAGCATTCTCTGAAATTGATGCCTTTGGGCAACATATCCTTGTTGCCCAAGCTTCTTCATCTACAGCGCCATTAGTACCTGCCGCATTTACATCAACCCTTGAACAAAAGGATGTTGATGTGCGAGCGAATTTTAACCAGACGACTCAAGCATTATCGGGCAAAAAGCCGGATATTGCCGATTGGTTCTACGTCCCATCATGGAAGCGTTCAGCCCTACCCTCTTTTGACTCAGCACGACAAGTTAGTCACCCTGGATGCTGGTTAGTATTTGCGGATGAGTGCGGTTTAAGCGACCAAATGATCAAGCGACTCAAATTTGAGGGCCAGGGTGTGATTTCCGTAAAAATTGGGAAGCAATTTAGTTGTGAAAGTAAATCTTCTACAGATGGGCTTGTTAACCACGTATATACCATCAATCCTCAACAAAGGGATGACTACGACACCTTGATCAAAGAAATCCGTATCCTAGGTGTAAGCCTCAAGACGATTGTCCATCTATGGAGTGTCACACCACCAGTTCAGACAAAATCGCCAGTTCAGACGACGTTAGGATGGGAAGACGCTGATCAAGTTCAAAGTTTAGGATTCTATAGCTTACTATTTCTGGCCCAGGCTCTTGGAGAGCAAAATCTGACGGGGTCTTTAGAAATTGGAATAGTTTCCAATAATATGCAAGAATTAACGGGCTTAGAGGAATTATTTCCAGAAAAAGCATTGGTGCTTGGACCCTGTAAGATTATTCCAACAGAGTATCCAAATATACGATGTCGCAGTGTTGACGTTGCTGTTCCGGAACCAAACAGTTGGCAATATGAAAAACTTATAGATCAATTGCTAGCAGAATTTACGACCCAAACCTCTGACCAGATTATTGCCTACCGTGGTCTTCATCGTTGGGTCCAAACATTTGAATCGATGCGACTGGATGAAGCAGTTGATGAGAAGCAACACTTAAGGAAAGAAGGAGTTTATCTAATCACTGGTGGGTTAGGAGGAGTTGGCCTACAGTTAGCAGAATATTTAGCACGGACTGTAAAGGCAAAACTAGTCCTGACTGGACGTTCGGCTTTTCCTGCCCGAGATGAATGGCCACAGTGGTTATCCACTCATGAGCAGGATAATGACATCAGCGTAAAAATTCAGAAAATTCAGAATCTCGAAGCGCTGGGTGCAGAAGTGGTGTTGGTCGATGCCGATGTTACCAACTTTGAACAAATGTCGGCTGTTTTTACTCAGGCAATCCATCAGTTTGGTCAAATCCATGGGGTGATTCATGCTGCATTTATTCCAGGAGGCGGTCTGATTCAACTAAGAACGCCAGAAGCAGTTGCTGCTGATATTGCACCTAAAGTTAGAGGAACACGAGTACTTGACCTCCTCTTCAAAGATTCTAAGCTTGACTTCTTTGTAATCTGTTCCTCGATATATGGATATGAGCCTCATGCAGGTCAGGTAGATTACGTTGCTGAATGTGCCTTTGTTGATGCGTTTGCCCACTATAGCGTTTCTAGAAATGGGACGTTCACTAGAACAATTAACTGGGAGGGATGGAATGGTCTAGGACGATCAGCTTTTTTCGCGACCAAGTATAAGGAAATAACAGGAGAAGATCATAGAGTTGGAATGACACCCGAAGAGGGAATCGAAGTGTTTCGCCGTATTTTGTCTAGTAGCACAATTCCTCAGATTGTTGTCTGTACAGAAGATTTACTAGCACTGAAGGAGGTTGAAAAGAAAGTTTCTCTGAGATTCTTGCAAAAGAAGAATATTTCCAAAACAAGGCGTCAACGACCTGAACTAAAAAATATTTATGTTGCTCCCACTAATGAGCTTGAACACAAAATAGTTGAAAGTTTTGAGATTTTCTTAGGATTCGAGCAGGTGGGAGTCCATGACAATTTCTTTGCCTTAGGAGGGGACTCCTTAACAGGAAGCGTACTGATCAACCAGTTGCGTGATTTCTTCCAGATAGACCTACCGCTGCGTTCTCTCTTTGAAGCACCGACAGCAGCAGAGTTGGCTATTGTTATTGAAAAATTTCTCATAGAAGAGCTAGCTGAATTAACTGAAGAGGAAGCTAATTTATTTTTAGAGAAAGCTCAAGAAATGAGTAAATAG
- a CDS encoding amino acid adenylation domain-containing protein produces MDLYSLLNDLSSKGVKLSANGGSLEVDAPKGSLTTELWESLVEHKAEILMLLHQNHRGVNDTSLPTIVPAPEYRYEPFPLTDMQYAFWVGRSGVLELGSVANHGYYEIEGQNLDLERLNWALQKVIERHDMLRAIVLPNGQQQVIEQVPPYQMEILDLRGEEDRTVASEIEAVRQRMSHQVLPSDQWPLFEFRVTRLDGERVRLHVSYDLQVFDAWSLFRLFDEWSQLYHNPQVELKPLELSFRDYILAERTLQDTELYKRSQEYWFSRLDSLPPAPDLPLAKNPKELEQYICKRYDGRLDQPTWQQLKQRAAQAGLTPSGVLLAAFAEILTLWSKEARFTINLALFNRLPLHPQVNDILGDFTSVTLLTVDNSTPESFTNRSVRLQQQLWRDLEHRYISGVQVVRELARRKGAAPSAMPVIFTSTLGFSSLGQETLTFSHFGELVYGISQASQAWMDIQVWEEKEELAFNWDVVEELFPEGLVSAMFETYCRFLNRLVASEETWLETSRQLTPPDQIAQRCLINATVAPISDQMLHTLFAAQVQVRGHQSAVISSQRTLTYQELYELSNQVGRRLRSLGAIPNQLVAVVMEKGWEQIVAVIGILASGAAYVPIDPGLPQERRDYLLENSEASIVLTQSWLNETLSWPEGVVVLCLNDPALSNESKEPLEPVQKPDDLAYVIYTSGSTGNPKGVMITHRNVVNVVIYTNKRFDIGSEDCILALTALNHDLSVYDIFGMLSAGGTIVMPDASAIKAPSHWSELMAREKVTLWNSVPAMMEMLVDYIDEQSGVLAPSLRLAILGGDWLPVSLPDRLKALVTGVQILSIGGPTETTIWNIGYLIEKVDPNWKSIPYGQPMTNSKYYILNDALEDCPVWVPGQMYCSGVQLAKGYWRNIEKTRNSFIFHPRTGERLYRTGDLGCYQPDGNIELLGRVDFQIKIRGYRIEAGEIEAALTQHSAVKAAVVRAIAKQQGKERLLAYIVPEKKAVPTVEELRHFLSRKLPAHMVPSAFIFLEGLPLSSNGKVDRRALPKPEVLLQELEVTYVAPQNDIEQAIATVWQAVLNLEKVGVNNNFFEIGGNSLLIAKIYSKLNNVLSDATEYISLVDLFKYPTIRSLAKYLSQAGEIASSEPQKSDLIKQLASGKSRLKQRLDKTKATNLWS; encoded by the coding sequence ATGGATCTATATTCACTCTTAAACGATCTTTCCAGTAAGGGCGTAAAACTGTCTGCGAATGGCGGTTCCCTAGAAGTTGATGCTCCTAAAGGAAGTCTGACAACAGAGCTGTGGGAATCATTAGTCGAACATAAAGCAGAGATTCTAATGTTGCTGCACCAGAACCACAGGGGTGTCAATGATACCTCTCTACCGACAATTGTGCCAGCACCAGAGTATCGCTACGAACCGTTTCCCCTTACTGATATGCAGTATGCCTTCTGGGTGGGTCGCAGTGGGGTATTAGAGTTAGGAAGTGTGGCTAACCATGGTTACTACGAAATTGAAGGTCAGAATTTAGATCTAGAACGATTGAATTGGGCGCTGCAGAAGGTAATTGAGCGTCACGATATGCTAAGAGCCATAGTGTTACCAAATGGTCAGCAGCAAGTTATTGAACAGGTGCCTCCTTATCAAATGGAGATCTTAGATCTGAGAGGAGAAGAGGATAGAACTGTAGCTTCAGAGATTGAGGCGGTTCGTCAGCGTATGTCCCATCAGGTATTGCCATCTGACCAGTGGCCACTGTTTGAGTTTAGGGTGACACGTTTGGATGGAGAGCGTGTCCGATTGCACGTTAGCTATGACTTACAGGTATTTGACGCCTGGAGTTTGTTTCGTCTGTTTGATGAGTGGTCTCAACTTTACCACAATCCTCAAGTTGAATTGAAGCCTTTGGAACTCTCATTCCGAGATTACATCTTGGCTGAGCGAACATTGCAAGATACAGAATTGTATAAGCGATCGCAAGAGTATTGGTTCAGCCGCTTAGACAGTTTGCCGCCAGCTCCGGACTTGCCGCTAGCCAAGAATCCCAAGGAACTCGAGCAGTATATTTGCAAGCGTTATGATGGGCGGTTAGATCAACCTACGTGGCAGCAGTTGAAGCAACGCGCAGCTCAAGCTGGTCTAACCCCTTCTGGAGTCTTGCTTGCCGCTTTTGCAGAAATCTTGACCCTTTGGAGCAAAGAGGCCAGATTTACGATTAATCTAGCCCTGTTTAACCGCCTGCCATTGCATCCGCAAGTCAATGACATCTTAGGAGACTTTACCTCTGTAACGTTATTGACAGTCGATAATTCAACCCCCGAATCATTTACTAACCGTTCTGTCCGCCTACAGCAGCAACTATGGCGAGATTTAGAACATCGCTACATCAGTGGAGTGCAAGTTGTGCGGGAACTAGCTCGGAGAAAAGGTGCAGCTCCCAGTGCCATGCCAGTCATATTTACTAGTACCTTGGGCTTTAGTTCACTGGGTCAGGAAACTTTAACGTTCAGTCATTTCGGGGAATTAGTCTATGGCATCAGTCAAGCCTCCCAAGCTTGGATGGATATTCAAGTCTGGGAGGAAAAGGAGGAATTGGCATTCAACTGGGATGTGGTTGAGGAGCTTTTCCCCGAAGGATTAGTCAGCGCCATGTTTGAGACTTATTGCCGCTTCCTCAATCGACTCGTAGCGTCTGAGGAGACTTGGCTTGAGACTAGCCGACAATTGACACCTCCTGACCAGATAGCGCAGCGGTGCCTAATCAATGCTACAGTTGCACCGATTTCTGATCAGATGTTGCATACCCTGTTTGCAGCGCAAGTGCAAGTTAGGGGACATCAGTCTGCGGTCATTTCATCCCAGCGCACTCTGACTTACCAGGAGTTATACGAACTCTCGAATCAAGTTGGTCGTAGGCTGCGGTCATTAGGGGCAATTCCCAACCAACTAGTGGCTGTGGTCATGGAGAAAGGGTGGGAACAGATTGTCGCAGTTATAGGCATTCTGGCTTCTGGTGCTGCCTATGTCCCCATTGATCCCGGACTACCCCAAGAGCGAAGGGACTATCTGCTAGAAAATAGTGAAGCTAGCATTGTTCTCACCCAATCTTGGCTCAATGAGACGCTTTCTTGGCCAGAAGGTGTTGTAGTGCTATGCCTCAACGACCCAGCCCTATCAAATGAGAGCAAGGAGCCGCTAGAGCCAGTCCAGAAACCTGATGATTTAGCTTATGTCATCTATACTTCTGGTTCTACAGGAAATCCTAAAGGGGTGATGATTACGCATCGCAACGTTGTTAATGTGGTCATCTATACAAATAAGCGCTTCGACATCGGTTCAGAAGACTGTATTTTGGCTCTGACGGCTCTCAACCACGACTTATCTGTCTATGACATTTTTGGGATGCTAAGTGCTGGCGGCACCATTGTCATGCCTGATGCTTCGGCTATCAAAGCTCCTAGTCACTGGTCTGAGTTAATGGCGCGAGAAAAAGTGACCCTGTGGAATTCAGTGCCCGCTATGATGGAGATGTTGGTGGATTATATAGATGAGCAATCTGGGGTACTAGCTCCGAGTTTGCGGCTGGCAATTTTGGGTGGAGATTGGCTCCCCGTTTCTCTTCCGGATCGACTGAAAGCCCTAGTAACAGGAGTACAAATTCTCAGTATTGGCGGTCCAACTGAAACGACTATCTGGAATATCGGCTATTTAATTGAAAAGGTTGACCCGAACTGGAAAAGTATTCCTTACGGCCAACCGATGACTAACTCGAAATACTACATTCTGAATGATGCGTTAGAAGACTGCCCAGTTTGGGTTCCTGGTCAAATGTATTGTTCTGGAGTACAGTTGGCAAAAGGCTACTGGCGCAATATAGAAAAGACTCGCAACAGTTTTATTTTTCATCCGCGCACAGGAGAACGTCTCTACCGTACGGGTGACTTAGGGTGTTATCAACCCGATGGAAACATTGAATTGCTGGGGCGAGTAGACTTCCAAATTAAGATTCGAGGATATCGCATTGAGGCGGGAGAAATCGAGGCAGCATTAACACAGCACTCAGCAGTAAAAGCAGCAGTGGTCAGGGCGATTGCCAAGCAGCAAGGCAAAGAGCGTCTGCTAGCTTACATTGTTCCCGAAAAAAAAGCAGTGCCTACAGTTGAGGAACTACGTCACTTCCTTAGTAGGAAGCTGCCAGCGCATATGGTACCATCAGCTTTCATCTTTCTGGAAGGTTTACCGCTGTCGTCAAATGGGAAGGTAGATCGCCGGGCGCTCCCTAAGCCAGAAGTTTTACTTCAGGAATTGGAAGTTACTTATGTAGCACCCCAGAATGATATTGAGCAAGCAATTGCTACCGTTTGGCAAGCAGTGCTGAACTTAGAAAAAGTAGGAGTCAATAATAATTTTTTTGAAATCGGTGGCAACTCATTACTGATCGCAAAAATTTATAGCAAGCTCAATAACGTTTTGAGCGATGCGACAGAATATATATCGCTGGTTGATTTGTTTAAATATCCAACAATTCGTTCTCTAGCTAAATACCTAAGCCAGGCTGGGGAAATAGCATCATCAGAGCCACAAAAGTCTGACTTGATTAAGCAACTGGCTTCAGGTAAAAGTCGCCTAAAACAAAGATTGGATAAGACAAAAGCAACTAATCTTTGGTCTTGA